The DNA segment TCTgaactctcttctccttcacTCATTCTCCTTGCTCTTACTCACCAGTCTCTGATTCcttcatggtatcagagctggtCTTCTAATGGAAAACGAAACCCAAACCATGACAGATTCAGAAAGCACTCACAGCGCCCACAGCTCAGCACAAACGGCGAGCTCACTAGGCTTTGCTGCAACTCCGATCTACATGAAGCTCGACAGCGACAACTTCTTGCAGTGGAAGGATCAGGTAGAAGCAATGATCGAAGGAAATGACCTATTGAATCACATCACTAGAGTTGGAATTCCGCTTCAATTTCTTGAAAATGGCGACACTAATCCAGAATTTCAGAGATGGAAAAGACAAGATGCCTTGCTTAAATCTTGGCTTCTGGCGGCGATGACGAAACCCTACACCACTCGGATGGTTGGTTGTGTATTCACCTATCAGATCTGGAACAGGTTAGAGACTCACTTTGCCTCTCAAATTAAGGCTAGAATTATGCAATTAAGGAACAAATTGAGCAACACTCGAATAGGATCCTCCGTAAACGAGTATGTACTGTCAATAAAAGGCACAATTGATGCGTTAGTGTTAGTAGGCGAGACAGTAAGTGAGAGCGACCATGTTAATGCACTCCTTCATGGCCTAACCGAAGAGTATGCGCCTTTGCTCACCTCTCTGCTAACAAGATCGCAAGGTATTACAGTCGGAGAGTTAGAAGCAGTGCTTTTTGCCAATGAAAGTATGTTAGAAAGATTTAGAAAATCTGAGGTAAATCAAGTAGCTTATGCACATGTAGCACAATCTAGTTATGCAAATCAAGAAAGCTTGCAAGAAAGCCCTCAGTATCAAGCTAACTGGACTCAGACAAGAAATTTTCGAGGAAGCTCCCGAGGCAGGGGAAGATTCGACAGAGGAGGAAGGCATCCCTCTGGCTTTAAAAAACAGCAGCAATATGATGATAGGTTGAGAAATCAAAATTATGAAAGATCAAACTATGAGAGACCTCAATGTCAGCTATGCAACAAGATTGGCCACACTACCAAAACTTGTTGGTACAGGTATGAAGAAGACTCACAGCCGCATGGAAGAAGCACTAACAAACCACACCAACTTGAACAACCAGGGGCCAATTACAGCACTGTGATAGCAAATCCAGCAACTCTCACTGATTCTGTTTGGTATCCGGACTCAGGTGCAACACATCACATGACTCCCGACCCCCACAATGTAGCTGAAAAGGAGAATTATAACGGTGAAGAACAAGTTGTTGTTGGCAATGGAACAGGTTTGAGCATTAATTCTGTTGGAAAAGCCTATTTTAAAACTGAATTGAGCTCTAAATATCTCATTATGCAGAAATTGTTGCTAGTACCTGATATAACAAAGAACCTATTAAGTGTGTATCAATTTTGTTGTGACAACAATGCCCTCTTTGAATTTCATTCTCATGGCTGCTGTGTCAAATCCCAGGATTCTAAAGAATTGCTTTTGAATAGAACTGTTGAAAAAGGCATGTATAAGCTGTTGAATTTTCATCCTGTTCAAGCACCTGCTGCACTGCTCAGTTCAGTGGAGTCACATTCACAGTCAACTTCAGATCAATACATGTTGTGGCATTCTCGTCTTGGACATGCCTCACATAATATAGTCTCAAAAGTTTTACAGCattgtaatttttcttttcctacaAATAAGCCATTTTGTATCTCTTGTTGCATTGGCAAATCTCACTCTTTACCCTTTCCGGAGTCTCTAAAACAGTGTATAATGCTCCTTTAGAGCTTGTGTACTCTGACATTTGGGGTCCAGCTCCAATGTCTGATTGCAATGGAAACAATTACTTTGTGAATTTTATTGATGCATATTCCAGATTTACTTGGCTATATCTGATCAAAAGTAGAGCTCAATTAAAAACAGTTTTTGTGCATTTCCAACACATGGCTGAGCTTCAGCTTAATGCCAAACTTAAGGTTTTTCAGAGTGATAATGATGCAGAGTATGTCAGTTTGTCCAAATTATTGCAGGAACAGGGTGTTATTCACAGGTTTTCATGTCCACATATCCACCAACAAAATGGCACAGCTGAGAGAAAGCATAGGCACGTTGTGGAAATGGGGCTAACCATGCTCGCAACAGTGTCTATGCCACTCAAGTTCTGGGGCGAAGCTTTCACTACAACAGTCCAACTGATCAATATCTTGCCAACTCCAGTACTGAACGGAGTATCCCCAACTAAAAAACTGCTCAACAAGAAGCCATCCTATGAAAACCTCAAGGTCTTTGGTTGCTTGTGTTTTCCTCACCTGAGGCCCTACAACCGACATAAGCTTGACTTTAGATCCTCACCAAGTGTATTTCTTGGTTATGGCACCTCTCACAAGGGCTACAAATGTCTCACAAATTCTGGAAAAGTGGTCATTACAAGACATGTTGTATTTGATGAAGCCACATTCCCTTTCAAAGATCATTCCTTCGGTTTCTATTGCCCACCCAGACTTGAATCCTCACATGCTATTCCACCGTCACTACCATGTATTCCCATTATCCCTCACCAGGCCAAACAACTCTCCTCACAACCAACCTCAGCTTCTACCTTACCCATAACAACAGCCTCACCTACCATCCCATCTTCAACCCCAACACAAATCCCTTCAAGTTCTACTGtcccttcttctcctctgccccCAGCCCCTATAATCCATCTCCTATGTTGCCTTCCCTCTCCTCGTCCCCAACTCCTTCCCACAAGGCCCCATCAGATGTCCCGATTCCAATTCCAATAGCTGATTTGGAAACAGTTCCACCGTCTGTTCCTGTTGTTAACACTCATCCAATGGTGACTAGAAGCAAGGCAGGTATTGTTAAGCCTCATGTTTTTGTTGCAAGTATGGAGCCAAGGTCTGTCACGCAAGCATTAGATGACCCAAAGTGGAAGAGTGCCATGGAGTCTGAATTTGCAGCTCTTCTAAGGAATAATACCTGGTCCCTGGTTCCTCTCCCAGCCGACAGGGAAGCTATTGGGAGCAAGTGGGTGTTTCACCTCAAATATAATGCTGATGGGAGCCTTCAAAAGTACAAGGCCAGACTTGTTGCTCAGGGTTTCTCCCAAAGACCCGGGTTTGATTTTACAGAGACATACAGCCCTGTTGTCAAGCCAACATCCATCCGAGTTATACTGACCATTGCACTGGCAAATTCGTGGCCTATACATCAATTAGACGTGAATAATGCCTTCCTCCATGGTGATTTGCATGAAGATGTCTATATGAGACAGCCACAGGGATTCATTGTTGGTGATGGTTCATTGGTTTGCAAGCTTACCAAGGCTCTCTATGGGTTGAAGCAAGCCCCAAGAGCCTGGTATTTCAAGCTCTCCAATGCTCTTCGAGATCTAGGGTTCACTGCCACCAAGTCTGATGTTTCGGTCTTTGTAAGGCACACTTCATCCTCTCTTGCTTATGTTCttatttatgttgatgatatacTCATCACTGGCAGCTTAGAAAGCGAAATATCTGATGTTATTCAACGCTGAACTTTGTCTTTGTTCTAAAAGACATGGGTCCTTTACATTATTTTCTGGAAATTCAGGTCACTAAAACCAGTGATGAAGGACTGCTCATGACACAGAGCAAATATGTCCAAGACCTGCTGCTCAAAGCAGGGATGTCAGGGTGCAAACCATGCCATACACCCTTGCCCTCCACCTTGAAAATTCAGGCTATAGGGGGAGATGCGTTTGCAAACCCCCATATGTATTGCTCAGTGGTAGGGAGTCTGCAATACCTCACCATTACCAGACCTGAACTAGCATACAGTGTGAACAAAGTAGCACAATTTATGCAGCATCCACTAGAGACACATTGGAAGCTGGTCAAATGAATCCTGCGATATGTTGGTGGCACTGCAACCTATGGCTTGAAGATTGACAAAGCTTCACCCACTTCCTTACTGCAACTAAAAGCCTATTGTGATTCAGACTGGGCAGGGGATCCCAATGATCGCAAATCAGTTGGAGGCTTTTGTGTCTATTTAGGCAGAAATTTGATATCATGGCAGTCTAAGAAACAAGGGGCAGTAGCCAGATCCAGCATAGAGGCTGAGTACAGGGCATTGGCAGACTTAGTTGCTAAACTAATCTGGATAAAAAGGATTGTTAAGTGAGCTAAAGTGGAGCATTCCTGAACCCCCCATGGCTTATTGCGACAATCAGAGTGCAGTCTTGCTAGCAGCAAATCCCATTCTTCACTCAAAAACGAAACACTTTGAGATTGACTTGCACTTCGTAAGGGATTATGTGACAAGAAATGAGGTTCAGTAAGCCATATACCAGGCTCAGCTCAGATTGCTGACACTCTCACCAAGGCTCTTCCATCAGCAGCGTTCCTTGATCTCAGAGGCAAACTCAAGGTGCAGAACTCTGAAGATTCAGCTCCCTTGAGTTTGAGGGGGCATGATAGAGTGAAAGAAGATATTAAAAGTAAACAAAGAAGGGTAGTCAGTTAAGCAAGTTTATCTAGCTGTTAAGTTTGTTAGGAGGTTAGTTAAGCCTGCTGATCTGGCATCTTCAGATGCTTCTAGTGTATGCTATATAAGTCTTGTACTGCTGTAAGTCTTAGTGAATGAAAAGTAATCCTTCACTGTTCAAATCACTCTTCTCTgaactctcttctccttcacTCATTCTCCTTGCTCTCACTTACCAGTCTCTGATTCCTTCACTCTATACTGTCCACTATAGTTTCTAGTGTTtctttcatgctacgttcttcattggattctccacatgaagccatgggggtttgTTGAGTGTCTGAATgtttggaagataattgatttattgcctACTCCAGTTGATGAAGAATTGTATTAAATTGGTCTACTGATGGATATGAACATGGTGCATAGGGGAGTGGTgtttcttgggagtaattggattgacgttgggtggataaggatcatatagtggtgaatggtggaaagaaGCTTTGAGTGTGGTGGGTTGAGGTTATGTtgaaaggatggtctctgagcatagggtggggcttgttggtagctacaaggcggtccaccatatctatcaccttggtatgcattgtagaatggtctctgtctatgatatcttggagggtgttgttgccttaAGGGTTGATCatatcctcttggctccatccatctttgattactTAGACTGTGATGCATAtttagcttccattcctttcaacaaaattaggaccaaactcaaagcgaaaggggtgagaattcatagtagctatcagaaataagaaggaaaaacaaaaacaaataaacaagtaaaagaaaaaatatttacaataaccaataataaggcatacgtttgcaattctccggcaacggcgccattttgaagagaaaacttttgcgtggtctagaattcagaataaatttccgttgcaagtatagcttctaaaccaacaaaagtcctttcttacaaacgttttggttgtcacaagtaacaaacccctgataaaattaataaccgaagtatttaaacctcgggttgtcttctcaaggaattgcagggaggtatgttcttattattggttatgagtcttgtaaattgggggttttgaaagtaaggaacaagtatgttaaatgataagaaaaataaaatagtaatgataaaataaactcttggccaGGTATtagaattggaattcctatcctagttacccttatcaggtgtgatgagaattaggttttaatcccacttagttatcctttattgAACAAAGAAAGGTCAAGTAGACTAATtagcttgatcctcaagtcctagtcaatccctatGGGAAAACTAGCTTTAGAGcaatctagatcaattagaatctgccaatttcaaccactgatgagtttgacaactcaagtgttaccaattacctaaccaaagccaaaagagag comes from the Arachis duranensis cultivar V14167 chromosome 7, aradu.V14167.gnm2.J7QH, whole genome shotgun sequence genome and includes:
- the LOC107459282 gene encoding uncharacterized mitochondrial protein AtMg00810-like, which gives rise to MGPLHYFLEIQVTKTSDEGLLMTQSKYVQDLLLKAGMSGCKPCHTPLPSTLKIQAIGGDAFANPHMYCSVVGSLQYLTITRPELAYSVNKVAQFMQHPLETHWKLVK